The following proteins come from a genomic window of Venturia canescens isolate UGA chromosome 4, ASM1945775v1, whole genome shotgun sequence:
- the LOC122408720 gene encoding uncharacterized protein isoform X2, translating into MRTNRDKRREENISGTSQKERTGIEEGNTIDNQTNNKNKITGKTNNVTFTQTPRTPEVPPTSITSSTPTPEGNRGETFATDNQLNVSEPEISHISNVCLNLNSQRTQAQWNCRGLRGKTHEMPELVRNKDILILAETWLHPNTPFKIPGFHLVRKDRPIGEIGGGVAIGIKNDITLVSHNLAPACCWKVLDDNLGSDHLVIDCRQKYV; encoded by the exons ATGCGGACGAACCGAGACAAAAGAAGAGAAGAGAATATCAGCGGAACTTCCCAGAAAGAAAGAACAG GAATCGAAGAGGGAAATACGATTGACAACcagacaaataataaaaacaagatAACGGGCAAGACAAATAATGTCACGTTCACCCAAACACCGAGAACACCTGAAGTTCCCCCTACGAGTATCACGTCATCAACTCCTACTCCCGAGGGAAACCGAGGAGAAACCTTTGCAACGGACAACCAACTAAACGTTTCCGAACCCGAAATATCGCATATTTCCAATGTCTGTCTGAATCTAAATTCACAAAGGACTCAAG CCCAATGGAACTGTAGAGGCTTAAGAGGAAAAACCCACGAAATGCCGGAACTCGTGCGAAACAAAGACATCCTTATTCTCGCAGAGACTTGGCTACATCCAAACACTCCTTTCAAAATTCCCGGTTTCCACCTTGTTAGAAAGGACCGGCCGATCGGAGAAATTGGAGGAGGGGTAGCAATCGGTATTAAAAACG ATATCACCTTAGTGAGCCACAACCTAGCACCAGCGTGTTGCTGGAAGGTGCTAGACGATAACCTGGGCAGTGATCACCTAGTGATAGATTGCAGGCAAAAGTATGTATAA
- the LOC122408720 gene encoding uncharacterized protein isoform X1, whose translation MRTNRDKRREENISGTSQKERTGIEEGNTIDNQTNNKNKITGKTNNVTFTQTPRTPEVPPTSITSSTPTPEGNRGETFATDNQLNVSEPEISHISNVCLNLNSQRTQAAQWNCRGLRGKTHEMPELVRNKDILILAETWLHPNTPFKIPGFHLVRKDRPIGEIGGGVAIGIKNDITLVSHNLAPACCWKVLDDNLGSDHLVIDCRQKYV comes from the exons ATGCGGACGAACCGAGACAAAAGAAGAGAAGAGAATATCAGCGGAACTTCCCAGAAAGAAAGAACAG GAATCGAAGAGGGAAATACGATTGACAACcagacaaataataaaaacaagatAACGGGCAAGACAAATAATGTCACGTTCACCCAAACACCGAGAACACCTGAAGTTCCCCCTACGAGTATCACGTCATCAACTCCTACTCCCGAGGGAAACCGAGGAGAAACCTTTGCAACGGACAACCAACTAAACGTTTCCGAACCCGAAATATCGCATATTTCCAATGTCTGTCTGAATCTAAATTCACAAAGGACTCAAG CAGCCCAATGGAACTGTAGAGGCTTAAGAGGAAAAACCCACGAAATGCCGGAACTCGTGCGAAACAAAGACATCCTTATTCTCGCAGAGACTTGGCTACATCCAAACACTCCTTTCAAAATTCCCGGTTTCCACCTTGTTAGAAAGGACCGGCCGATCGGAGAAATTGGAGGAGGGGTAGCAATCGGTATTAAAAACG ATATCACCTTAGTGAGCCACAACCTAGCACCAGCGTGTTGCTGGAAGGTGCTAGACGATAACCTGGGCAGTGATCACCTAGTGATAGATTGCAGGCAAAAGTATGTATAA